In one Acanthochromis polyacanthus isolate Apoly-LR-REF ecotype Palm Island chromosome 20, KAUST_Apoly_ChrSc, whole genome shotgun sequence genomic region, the following are encoded:
- the zgc:111976 gene encoding mediator of RNA polymerase II transcription subunit 1 isoform X1: MEKEAIISKLHLKFAKKPWKDTFQLVRRFVEKSRAKAVPCKQLLDRCLERLQEEFDVSSMNTMRSRLEIIARQQRMGFHSTGATCYLTADLFYLEVLLLPRGGVEEVKVAPHGQSPVPSESLLQLLRCECFADFAVKLGGLFAHYSIPGDKPPAYCDPKMDMINNGRIGYLKEDYPVTIQFYVPPTDSMKTSDSQTTDLEAVVQAAQVTVGSSAVTRQLQMASLIPQPPQLDPQGHHPVFAPLSEVPNEMLPACFLLRLQPAIPVMLSFVRKLNQIIDVAVSDVDLQWAPLPKLLMGAALNANTHCETLDERQSIFAVPLPGGMMHSCVLPGAAWDVPAHRGIVVDGVAFTHPAHVSALVDVLRHQCAINTLLRSCFSVRCSGPGSFCDLHFEVRPESDSSFSVTFHQPITDSLAVLLVNVSSPHEITCSLFGGGTFDPSINEHISTVMNRCMSIPMTMKTLYSKLEEITSAPLSPRRPATTEAENDHSASSSAAATDTNRGSDTFSQGSAVPEDGFSVSASACFAPSVATSELPPEISTSPPVNPRPLTPAGGVPTFDKQDLI, encoded by the exons GAGAAATCCAGAGCTAAAGCCGTACCCTGTAAGCAACTACTGGATAGATGCCTGGAAAGACTTCAAGAAGAGTTTGAtg TGTCCTCTATGAATACCATGAGGTCCCGCCTTGAAATAATTGCCAGACAACAACG AATGGGTTTTCACTCTACCGGGGCCACGTGCTACCTGACTGCTGATTTATTCTACCTGGAAGTTTTATTGCTGCCGCGTGGAGGAGTGGAGGAGGTAAAGGTGGCCCCACATGGACAATCCCCTGTT CCCAGTGAGTCTCTTCTTCAGCTGCTGAG GTGCGAATGTTTCGCTGATTTCGCCGTGAAGCTGGGTGGCCTCTTCGCCCACTACAGCATCCCTGGAGACAA gcCACCGGCATACTGTGACCCCAAAATGGACATGATTAACAATGGCAGGATTGGATATCTAAAAGAAG aTTATCCTGTAACTATTCAGTTCTATGTGCCCCCAACGGATTCAATGAAGACGTCAGATTCAC AAACGACAGATTTGGAAGCGGTTGTCCAGGCAGCCCAGGTTACCGTTGGCTCCAGCGCCGTGACTCGCCAGCTTCAGATGGCGTCTTTGATCCCGCAGCCTCCACAGCTGGATCCTCAGGGGCA CCATCCCGTGTTTGCTCCATTGAGCGAGGTGCCAAATGAGATGCTGCCGGCCTGTTTTCTGCTCAGACTGCAGCCAGCGATACCAGTGATGTTGTCTTTTGTGAGGAAACTCAACCAAATTATTG ATGTGGCTGTATCAGATGTTGACCTGCAGTGGGCACCCTTACCCAAGCTTCTGATGGGAGCTGCACTAAATGCAAACACCCATTGTGAGACATTAGATGAACGGCAGAGTATTTTCGCAGTG CCTCTTCCTGGTGGTATGATGCACAGTTGCGTTCTTCCTGGAGCTGCCTGGGACGTGCCTGCTCACAGAGGGATCGTGGTGGACGGGGTTGCGTTCACCCACCCCGCTCATGTCTCGGCACTCGTGGATGTGCTGCGTCACCAGTGTGCCATTAACACCCTGCTGAGGAGCTGTTTCTCCGTTCGATGCTCCGGTCCAG GTTCGTTTTGCGATCTGCATTTCGAAGTCCGGCCAGAGTCTGACAGCAGCTTTTCTGTGACCTTCCACCAACCCATCACTGACTCCCTTGCTGTTT TGCTGGTGAACGTATCCAGTCCTCATGAGATTACCTGCAGCTTGTTTGGAGGAGGAACATTTGATCCCTCCATAAATGAACACATCTCCACTGTTATGAACAG GTGTATGTCCATTCCCATGACAATGAAGACATTATACAGCAAGCTAGAGGAGATCACCTCTGCCCCACTTTCTCCCAGGCGCCCGGCCACCACAGAAGCCGAAAATGACCACTCGGCTTCCTCGAGTGCAGCTGCGACGGACACCAACCGAGGCTCGGACACGTTCTCTCAGGGTTCAGCTGTGCCAGAGGACGGCTTCAGTGTCTCTGCTTCGGCTTGCTTTGCGCCATCTGTAGCCACATCCGAGCTTCCTCCTGAAATAAGCACGAGCCCTCCTGTCAACCCTCGCCCACTTACTCCTGCGGGAGGTGTTCCCACCTTTGACAAGCAAGATCTGATCTGA
- the zgc:111976 gene encoding mediator of RNA polymerase II transcription subunit 1 isoform X2 produces MGFHSTGATCYLTADLFYLEVLLLPRGGVEEVKVAPHGQSPVPSESLLQLLRCECFADFAVKLGGLFAHYSIPGDKPPAYCDPKMDMINNGRIGYLKEDYPVTIQFYVPPTDSMKTSDSQTTDLEAVVQAAQVTVGSSAVTRQLQMASLIPQPPQLDPQGHHPVFAPLSEVPNEMLPACFLLRLQPAIPVMLSFVRKLNQIIDVAVSDVDLQWAPLPKLLMGAALNANTHCETLDERQSIFAVPLPGGMMHSCVLPGAAWDVPAHRGIVVDGVAFTHPAHVSALVDVLRHQCAINTLLRSCFSVRCSGPGSFCDLHFEVRPESDSSFSVTFHQPITDSLAVLLVNVSSPHEITCSLFGGGTFDPSINEHISTVMNRCMSIPMTMKTLYSKLEEITSAPLSPRRPATTEAENDHSASSSAAATDTNRGSDTFSQGSAVPEDGFSVSASACFAPSVATSELPPEISTSPPVNPRPLTPAGGVPTFDKQDLI; encoded by the exons ATGGGTTTTCACTCTACCGGGGCCACGTGCTACCTGACTGCTGATTTATTCTACCTGGAAGTTTTATTGCTGCCGCGTGGAGGAGTGGAGGAGGTAAAGGTGGCCCCACATGGACAATCCCCTGTT CCCAGTGAGTCTCTTCTTCAGCTGCTGAG GTGCGAATGTTTCGCTGATTTCGCCGTGAAGCTGGGTGGCCTCTTCGCCCACTACAGCATCCCTGGAGACAA gcCACCGGCATACTGTGACCCCAAAATGGACATGATTAACAATGGCAGGATTGGATATCTAAAAGAAG aTTATCCTGTAACTATTCAGTTCTATGTGCCCCCAACGGATTCAATGAAGACGTCAGATTCAC AAACGACAGATTTGGAAGCGGTTGTCCAGGCAGCCCAGGTTACCGTTGGCTCCAGCGCCGTGACTCGCCAGCTTCAGATGGCGTCTTTGATCCCGCAGCCTCCACAGCTGGATCCTCAGGGGCA CCATCCCGTGTTTGCTCCATTGAGCGAGGTGCCAAATGAGATGCTGCCGGCCTGTTTTCTGCTCAGACTGCAGCCAGCGATACCAGTGATGTTGTCTTTTGTGAGGAAACTCAACCAAATTATTG ATGTGGCTGTATCAGATGTTGACCTGCAGTGGGCACCCTTACCCAAGCTTCTGATGGGAGCTGCACTAAATGCAAACACCCATTGTGAGACATTAGATGAACGGCAGAGTATTTTCGCAGTG CCTCTTCCTGGTGGTATGATGCACAGTTGCGTTCTTCCTGGAGCTGCCTGGGACGTGCCTGCTCACAGAGGGATCGTGGTGGACGGGGTTGCGTTCACCCACCCCGCTCATGTCTCGGCACTCGTGGATGTGCTGCGTCACCAGTGTGCCATTAACACCCTGCTGAGGAGCTGTTTCTCCGTTCGATGCTCCGGTCCAG GTTCGTTTTGCGATCTGCATTTCGAAGTCCGGCCAGAGTCTGACAGCAGCTTTTCTGTGACCTTCCACCAACCCATCACTGACTCCCTTGCTGTTT TGCTGGTGAACGTATCCAGTCCTCATGAGATTACCTGCAGCTTGTTTGGAGGAGGAACATTTGATCCCTCCATAAATGAACACATCTCCACTGTTATGAACAG GTGTATGTCCATTCCCATGACAATGAAGACATTATACAGCAAGCTAGAGGAGATCACCTCTGCCCCACTTTCTCCCAGGCGCCCGGCCACCACAGAAGCCGAAAATGACCACTCGGCTTCCTCGAGTGCAGCTGCGACGGACACCAACCGAGGCTCGGACACGTTCTCTCAGGGTTCAGCTGTGCCAGAGGACGGCTTCAGTGTCTCTGCTTCGGCTTGCTTTGCGCCATCTGTAGCCACATCCGAGCTTCCTCCTGAAATAAGCACGAGCCCTCCTGTCAACCCTCGCCCACTTACTCCTGCGGGAGGTGTTCCCACCTTTGACAAGCAAGATCTGATCTGA